The Candidatus Flexicrinis affinis genome has a segment encoding these proteins:
- a CDS encoding TrpB-like pyridoxal phosphate-dependent enzyme, which yields MSDTVRFDLPQSDIPTHWYNIQADLPRPLPPVLHPGTHQPVGPDDLAPLFPIDLILQEVSQDRYIEIPEEVREIYKLWRPTPLLRAYRLEKALGTPAHIYYKYEGASPSGSHKLNTAVPQAFYNKRAGIAGLTTETGAGQWGTALSQACNFFDLECHVYMVKVSYQQKPYRTAMMRTFGADVTPSPSDKTNAGRAILAASPDSPGSLGIAISEAVEAAATSGGKYKYALGSVLNHVLMHQTVIGQEALKQMELAGEYPDVIVAPTGGGSNFSGIAMPFVRMNLKEGKRTRILAVEPASCPSLTKGVYAYDFGDTSGMTPLVKMYTLGHDFVPPPVHAGGLRYHGMASIVCELYDQGLIEAQAIAQLETFAAGVTFARAEGIVPAPEAAHGIAGAIREALAAKETGEKKVILFNLCGHGHFDMSAYTEYFDQRLFDYEYPEAEVHAAMQRLPQV from the coding sequence ATGAGTGATACTGTTCGTTTTGACCTACCGCAGTCCGATATTCCGACCCACTGGTACAACATTCAGGCCGACCTGCCGCGCCCACTGCCGCCCGTGCTGCACCCCGGTACGCATCAGCCCGTGGGGCCGGACGACCTCGCGCCGCTGTTTCCGATCGACCTGATCCTGCAAGAGGTGAGCCAGGACCGCTACATTGAAATCCCCGAGGAGGTGCGCGAGATCTATAAGCTGTGGCGGCCAACCCCGCTGCTGCGCGCCTATCGGCTCGAAAAGGCGCTCGGGACGCCGGCGCATATTTACTATAAGTACGAGGGCGCATCGCCGAGCGGCAGCCACAAGCTGAACACGGCGGTGCCGCAGGCGTTCTACAACAAGCGGGCAGGCATCGCTGGCCTGACGACCGAGACTGGCGCCGGCCAGTGGGGTACCGCCCTGAGCCAAGCCTGCAACTTCTTCGATCTCGAGTGCCATGTCTACATGGTGAAGGTCAGCTACCAGCAGAAGCCGTACCGTACCGCGATGATGCGCACGTTCGGCGCCGACGTCACGCCCAGCCCGTCGGACAAGACGAATGCCGGACGCGCCATCCTCGCGGCGTCGCCGGACAGCCCCGGCTCGCTCGGCATCGCCATCAGCGAAGCAGTCGAAGCCGCGGCGACCAGCGGCGGCAAGTACAAGTACGCGCTCGGCTCGGTGCTCAACCACGTCCTCATGCACCAGACGGTGATCGGGCAAGAGGCGCTAAAGCAGATGGAACTCGCTGGCGAGTATCCCGACGTCATCGTGGCGCCAACCGGTGGCGGCAGCAACTTCAGCGGAATTGCCATGCCGTTTGTGCGGATGAACCTGAAGGAAGGCAAGCGTACACGCATTCTGGCGGTCGAACCGGCCTCGTGCCCCAGCTTGACCAAGGGCGTCTACGCGTACGACTTTGGCGATACCAGCGGCATGACCCCGCTGGTCAAGATGTATACGCTCGGCCACGACTTTGTGCCGCCGCCGGTTCACGCGGGCGGGCTGCGTTACCACGGCATGGCGTCGATCGTGTGCGAACTCTACGATCAAGGCTTAATCGAGGCGCAGGCGATCGCGCAGTTGGAGACCTTCGCGGCCGGTGTCACGTTCGCGCGCGCCGAGGGCATCGTGCCCGCGCCCGAGGCGGCGCACGGCATCGCTGGCGCGATACGTGAGGCACTCGCGGCCAAGGAGACTGGCGAGAAGAAGGTGATCCTGTTCAACCTGTGCGGGCACGGCCATTTCGACATGAGCGCCTACACCGAATACTTCGATCAGCGCCTGTTCGACTACGAATATCCAGAGGCCGAAGTGCACGCTGCCATGCAGCGTCTGCCGCAGGTCTAA
- a CDS encoding ABC-F family ATP-binding cassette domain-containing protein codes for MTALTIEHITKTYGPLTVLNDISFTLAPGQRIGIVGANGVGKSTLLKIVTGELEPDGGKAALRPGTRLGYLPQEDNAVQGTIASLIEQSLADLRTMEAEMRVLEAGMGDLTGDALSDLLDRYGELTDAFERAGGWDAEARVGMVLAGLRIDHLPRDRDIRSLSGGERARLQLALLLLSGPDVLLLDEPTNHLDVDSMAWLEGYVRELRGAVLMVSHDRTFLNATVTSIIEIDEFSHRAKQYTGDYDDYLKAKTRERLRWEQEYAAQQDEVKDLRIAISDEIRAMSQTKPTKKVGGDKFAKGFFKGRTEIHLTRKLDNVKERLARIEADPIPRPPRPLTFRPDFDPRALRGQFAITISGVSKRYGQRAVIDDFSLSVAPDARIAIVGPNGSGKSTLLRMIVGVEAPDSGVVHISPQVRIGYLDQFGADLDDVQTVVEAYIDGSDLPEQAAISDLLVSGLFRYDEVRRTVGMLSGGQRRKLQIAKLIRQQANVLILDEPTNTLSFDVLEAFEDALRSFPGAIIAATHDRRFLEGFGGTVLALGDRQLSAVH; via the coding sequence ATGACGGCGCTAACCATCGAACACATCACCAAGACATACGGGCCGTTGACGGTCCTCAACGATATCTCGTTTACGCTTGCGCCCGGCCAGCGCATCGGCATCGTCGGTGCGAATGGCGTCGGCAAGTCGACGCTGCTCAAAATTGTCACCGGCGAACTTGAGCCGGACGGTGGCAAGGCGGCATTGCGACCGGGCACGCGCTTAGGCTATCTGCCGCAGGAAGACAATGCGGTGCAAGGCACCATCGCGAGCCTGATCGAGCAGTCGCTCGCCGATCTGCGAACGATGGAAGCGGAGATGCGCGTGCTCGAAGCCGGCATGGGCGACCTGACTGGCGACGCCCTGAGCGACCTGCTCGACCGCTACGGCGAGCTGACCGACGCGTTCGAACGCGCGGGCGGCTGGGACGCCGAGGCGCGAGTCGGCATGGTGCTTGCCGGCCTGCGGATCGACCACCTGCCGCGCGATCGGGACATCCGATCGCTGTCGGGCGGTGAGCGTGCGCGGCTTCAACTCGCGCTGCTGCTGCTCAGCGGGCCCGACGTGCTGCTGCTGGACGAGCCGACCAACCATCTCGACGTCGACAGTATGGCGTGGCTGGAAGGCTACGTACGCGAGCTGCGCGGCGCGGTGCTGATGGTCAGCCACGACCGCACGTTCCTGAACGCGACCGTGACCTCGATCATCGAAATCGACGAATTCAGCCACCGTGCCAAGCAGTACACTGGCGACTACGACGACTACCTCAAGGCCAAAACGCGCGAACGCCTGCGCTGGGAACAGGAATACGCGGCCCAGCAGGACGAAGTCAAAGACCTGCGTATCGCGATCTCCGACGAGATCCGCGCAATGAGCCAGACCAAACCGACCAAGAAGGTCGGCGGCGACAAGTTCGCCAAGGGGTTCTTTAAGGGGCGCACCGAGATTCACCTGACGCGCAAGCTCGACAACGTCAAGGAGCGCCTCGCCCGAATCGAAGCCGACCCGATCCCGCGCCCGCCGCGCCCGCTGACGTTCCGCCCGGACTTCGATCCGCGCGCCCTGCGCGGGCAGTTCGCCATCACGATCAGCGGCGTGAGCAAGCGGTACGGGCAGCGCGCCGTGATCGACGATTTCTCGCTCAGCGTCGCGCCGGATGCACGGATCGCGATTGTCGGGCCAAACGGATCGGGCAAGTCGACGCTGCTGCGGATGATCGTCGGGGTCGAAGCGCCGGACTCGGGCGTGGTACACATCAGCCCGCAGGTTCGGATCGGCTATCTCGATCAGTTCGGGGCCGATCTTGACGACGTGCAGACGGTCGTCGAAGCGTATATCGACGGCAGCGACCTGCCCGAGCAAGCGGCCATCAGCGACCTGCTGGTGAGCGGACTGTTCCGCTATGACGAGGTACGCCGCACGGTCGGCATGCTGTCCGGCGGGCAGCGGCGCAAGCTGCAGATCGCCAAGCTCATCCGGCAGCAGGCTAACGTGCTGATCCTCGACGAGCCGACCAACACGCTCAGCTTCGACGTGCTGGAGGCGTTCGAGGACGCGCTGCGCAGCTTCCCGGGTGCGATCATCGCGGCGACTCACGATCGGCGCTTCTTGGAGGGGTTCGGCGGGACGGTGTTGGCGCTGGGCGACCGCCAACTGAGCGCGGTGCACTAG
- a CDS encoding lysine biosynthesis protein LysW, protein MTALPACPTCDAAVPVPADVVANELISCPDCGSDLEVLSLSPLTLDLAPDVEEDWGE, encoded by the coding sequence ATGACCGCCCTGCCCGCCTGCCCGACCTGTGACGCCGCCGTACCCGTTCCGGCCGACGTCGTCGCCAACGAACTGATTAGCTGCCCGGACTGCGGCAGCGATTTGGAAGTCCTCAGCTTGAGCCCGTTGACGCTCGACCTCGCGCCGGACGTCGAAGAAGATTGGGGCGAGTAG